One stretch of Actinacidiphila sp. DG2A-62 DNA includes these proteins:
- a CDS encoding sigma-70 family RNA polymerase sigma factor, whose amino-acid sequence MDRQAWLLERFEEHRPRLRAVAYRMLGSLAETDDAVQDAWVRVSRADAEAVRDPAAWLTTVVGRVCLTMLRTRERRREEPLDAYAYAGAPGDAYADGAAAVPWTAHRMPDPLIGDPGAHDPEQQVLIADAVGLALMVVMDAMAPAERLAFVLHDMFAVPFEEIAPLVEKTPAATRQLASRARRRVRDGAPEPDADPARQRAAVDAFFAAAHEGDLDALVALLAPDIVLRSDGGAKRPQLSVVLRGAHEVAGQAVRWARLSQYVHPVLINGVAGAVVAPHGRVVTVMAFTVVDGRVVAIDSLSDQQRLDGLGLAY is encoded by the coding sequence GTGGACCGGCAGGCGTGGCTGTTGGAGCGTTTCGAGGAGCACCGGCCGCGGCTGCGCGCGGTCGCCTACCGCATGCTCGGTTCGCTCGCCGAGACCGACGACGCGGTCCAGGACGCCTGGGTGCGGGTCAGCCGCGCGGACGCCGAGGCGGTACGCGACCCCGCCGCCTGGCTGACCACCGTGGTCGGCCGGGTCTGCCTGACCATGCTGCGGACCCGCGAGCGCCGCCGCGAGGAGCCGCTCGACGCGTACGCGTACGCGGGCGCGCCGGGCGACGCGTACGCCGACGGCGCCGCGGCCGTGCCGTGGACGGCCCACCGCATGCCCGACCCGCTGATCGGCGACCCCGGCGCCCATGACCCCGAGCAGCAGGTGCTGATCGCGGACGCGGTCGGCCTCGCGCTGATGGTGGTGATGGACGCGATGGCCCCGGCCGAGCGGCTGGCGTTCGTGCTGCACGACATGTTCGCGGTGCCGTTCGAGGAGATCGCGCCGCTGGTGGAGAAGACGCCGGCGGCCACCCGGCAGCTGGCGAGCCGGGCGCGGCGGCGGGTGCGGGACGGCGCACCGGAGCCCGACGCCGATCCGGCACGGCAGCGCGCGGCGGTCGACGCGTTCTTCGCCGCGGCCCACGAGGGCGATCTGGACGCGCTGGTGGCGCTGCTCGCGCCGGACATCGTGCTGCGCTCGGACGGCGGGGCCAAGCGGCCGCAGCTGTCCGTGGTGCTGCGCGGCGCGCACGAGGTGGCCGGGCAGGCCGTGCGGTGGGCCCGGCTGTCGCAGTACGTGCACCCGGTGCTCATCAACGGCGTCGCGGGCGCGGTGGTCGCCCCGCACGGGCGGGTGGTCACCGTCATGGCGTTCACCGTGGTCGACGGCAGGGTCGTCGCGATCGACTCCCTCTCCGACCAGCAGCGGCTGGACGGGCTGGGCCTGGCGTACTGA